One part of the Clostridium thermosuccinogenes genome encodes these proteins:
- a CDS encoding PRK06851 family protein codes for MVKGRIRHMFAGGNTSQGFFSYFSNILKQDEALKIFLLKGGPGTGKSTFMKKIGNEMLDRGFDIEHMHCSSDPDSLDGIVIPAIKIALIDGTAPHVVDPKTPGAVDEIINLGEFWNDEGLRTNKDDIQKITGEISRNFARAYRYIKAAEQIYEDMAAIYGSAVDNAKINITAAEIINELFGDKPVSSVEGKQRHLFASAITPRGLKHFLPSLLTTKNIIVLTGSPGTGTDRLLEKVRSSAVDKGFYVESYYCALQPEKLEHLIIPEADVAFTTFNDYHNADIKYGRKIDFDEFLNKEAVKYYEDELKYDREEFDGLLDRAIKTISKSKALHDELETYYITNIDFEEVQRCFERTLGRILDYSRELD; via the coding sequence TTGGTAAAGGGTAGAATCAGGCATATGTTTGCAGGTGGAAATACATCCCAGGGTTTTTTTAGCTATTTCAGCAATATATTGAAGCAGGACGAGGCTTTGAAGATATTTCTCCTAAAAGGAGGCCCCGGTACCGGAAAATCAACATTCATGAAAAAAATAGGAAACGAGATGCTGGATAGGGGATTTGATATTGAACACATGCACTGTTCCAGTGATCCGGACAGCCTCGACGGTATCGTAATACCGGCCATCAAAATTGCCCTGATTGACGGTACGGCACCTCATGTAGTAGACCCCAAAACTCCGGGGGCTGTGGATGAAATAATAAATTTGGGTGAATTTTGGAATGATGAAGGTTTGAGGACAAACAAGGATGATATACAGAAAATCACCGGTGAAATCAGCAGGAATTTTGCCAGGGCATACAGATACATAAAAGCAGCAGAGCAAATCTACGAAGATATGGCTGCTATATATGGCTCGGCAGTGGACAATGCAAAAATCAATATCACAGCGGCGGAAATAATAAACGAATTATTCGGGGATAAGCCTGTGTCTTCTGTAGAAGGGAAGCAAAGGCATCTGTTTGCCAGTGCCATAACGCCTAGAGGACTTAAGCATTTTCTACCCAGCCTTCTGACGACAAAAAATATTATTGTGTTGACTGGAAGTCCTGGTACCGGCACCGACAGGCTCTTGGAAAAAGTCAGAAGCTCCGCTGTAGATAAGGGGTTCTATGTGGAATCCTATTACTGCGCTCTGCAGCCGGAAAAGCTGGAGCACCTGATAATACCGGAAGCAGATGTAGCCTTCACCACATTCAACGATTATCATAATGCCGATATTAAATATGGCAGGAAGATAGATTTTGATGAATTTCTGAATAAGGAAGCCGTTAAATACTATGAAGATGAATTAAAGTATGACCGGGAGGAATTTGATGGCTTGCTGGACAGAGCCATTAAGACCATAAGCAAGTCCAAGGCTCTGCATGATGAACTGGAAACATACTATATAACTAATATAGATTTTGAAGAAGTCCAAAGATGCTTTGAAAGGACCCTTGGCAGGATTTTAGATTATTCCCGGGAGCTTGACTGA
- a CDS encoding DUF362 domain-containing protein: MSSKVLFSSVKYERYDPDVTLPAKFGRLIDSMNMQDVVKGKLTVIKMHLGRNIGYSTIHPLFVKILVDKLKSYGAKVFITDQEISGAKNRGYTEDYFGVPVVYACGVTGKYYYEKEVDFKTFKNVDVAGNIHDAEVMINLSHVKGHGACGYGGACKNIAMGCVTDRTRAQIHGLEGGLEWNEELCIHCEQCVVNCNHYANSFDKEGKYNINYHHCTFCQHCAKVCPTSAIKVTDDKYQDFQIGMAICTETVLKTFKPGHVFYINFLTNITALCDCWGLTTPSLVPDIGIMASEDIVAIERASIDSIKVENLIMDGVPQGMELGTTGHLFERLHGKNPYIQLNELEKRGLGTQEYFIEEIK, translated from the coding sequence ATGAGTTCAAAGGTATTGTTTTCATCGGTGAAATATGAAAGATATGACCCGGATGTCACTTTGCCTGCAAAGTTCGGAAGGCTGATAGACAGTATGAATATGCAGGATGTGGTAAAGGGAAAGCTTACAGTAATTAAAATGCATCTTGGAAGAAATATAGGATACTCAACCATCCATCCCCTTTTTGTAAAAATACTTGTGGACAAGTTGAAGAGCTATGGCGCAAAGGTATTTATAACGGATCAGGAAATAAGCGGAGCCAAAAACAGAGGGTATACCGAGGACTATTTTGGTGTTCCTGTGGTATATGCTTGCGGGGTCACCGGGAAATATTATTATGAAAAAGAAGTGGATTTCAAGACTTTTAAAAATGTCGATGTGGCAGGAAACATCCATGATGCGGAAGTAATGATAAATCTCTCCCACGTAAAGGGCCATGGAGCCTGCGGTTATGGAGGAGCCTGCAAAAACATCGCCATGGGATGCGTTACCGACAGGACAAGAGCTCAAATACATGGTCTCGAAGGTGGTCTGGAATGGAATGAGGAATTATGCATCCACTGCGAACAGTGCGTAGTAAACTGCAACCATTATGCCAATAGTTTTGACAAGGAAGGCAAGTATAACATAAATTACCATCACTGCACCTTCTGCCAGCACTGTGCCAAGGTATGCCCGACATCAGCCATAAAGGTAACCGATGACAAGTACCAGGACTTCCAGATAGGCATGGCAATCTGCACTGAGACGGTATTAAAGACTTTTAAACCCGGACATGTATTCTACATAAATTTCCTTACCAACATAACGGCTTTATGCGACTGCTGGGGTCTCACAACCCCTTCCCTTGTGCCGGACATAGGCATTATGGCTTCTGAGGATATAGTTGCCATCGAAAGGGCATCCATTGATTCCATAAAGGTTGAAAATCTCATAATGGATGGGGTGCCACAAGGCATGGAGCTGGGTACCACAGGACATCTTTTTGAAAGGCTCCATGGAAAAAATCCTTATATCCAGTTAAATGAACTGGAAAAGAGGGGTCTCGGAACCCAGGAGTATTTTATTGAGGAAATCAAGTAA
- a CDS encoding BlaI/MecI/CopY family transcriptional regulator has translation MKGKEYQISQAEWQVMKVLWECPGLTAAQISSKVSKENNWSDGTTRTYLRRLIDKGVLRYEQDKKDSRIYYYFPVISEQEALEQESRSFLSRIVKGRAGIVLASLVKNSDLTGEEIKELEEILRQRRRDKNE, from the coding sequence ATGAAAGGAAAAGAGTATCAAATTTCGCAAGCGGAATGGCAGGTAATGAAAGTCTTATGGGAATGCCCCGGCCTTACGGCTGCCCAGATTTCGAGTAAAGTATCAAAGGAAAACAACTGGAGCGACGGCACCACCCGCACATATTTGCGCCGCCTTATCGACAAGGGTGTTCTTAGGTATGAGCAGGACAAAAAGGACAGCAGGATATATTACTATTTCCCTGTTATAAGCGAACAGGAAGCTTTGGAGCAGGAAAGCAGGAGCTTTTTAAGCAGGATTGTTAAAGGAAGAGCCGGTATAGTGCTGGCTTCCCTGGTTAAAAACTCCGATCTCACAGGAGAAGAAATAAAGGAATTGGAAGAGATATTGCGGCAAAGGAGAAGGGACAAAAATGAATGA
- a CDS encoding LTA synthase family protein translates to MQNIKHVQNKDKKSFSRPVALAEALYILFFIGAISLKSIYFHITTKITRKPYFTSGNAIMAISTFGIAVIIAGLVLLVFNKRRKGALIFLNLFLSALLFADTLYYRYYSNPITIPVLYQMGLVSAVQDSITSLIKPKDIIYALDLPFLLMYIVFMRVYFRSAVLKLDIRKKLISSFAVILSGFVIFLACYLKVDRSSFIYDNVNPVKKLGILYFHTFDSKRFLVDHFFVNKVLNSKDRMRLDDFYASRVSESKEYEGIAQGKNLLIVQVEAFQEFVVGKSVNGKEITPNMNKLIQESFYFDNIYYQVAGGNTSDAEFLLNASLYPAKEGAVYFRYPTNSFHTLPKILKEQGYTSYVFHANNPNFWNRMLMYKSLGFDKFISYDDYTIDEFVGWGGWALSDASFFRQSLRKIDTSKPFYGFMITLSSHHPYTYFNENYKEFDAGEYEGTYLGRYLKAINYADKALGMLIDDLKEQGLYENTLIVIFGDHYAIPRDQSAELMKFMNVQYSDFQFRKLQKVPLIIHCPGMTEGVKRSVVGGEIDIMPTLGNLMGFDTSYAMGRDLLNTETGYALLRNGSVITEDYIYLSDLGEAYDINTGEVLDKTVYEDEVKKLQEEMYISDLILQKDAFETYRIQK, encoded by the coding sequence TTGCAGAATATCAAGCATGTTCAAAATAAAGACAAAAAATCTTTTTCCAGGCCGGTTGCTTTGGCAGAAGCGCTTTATATCCTATTCTTTATCGGAGCTATATCATTGAAGAGCATATACTTCCATATAACAACAAAAATTACCCGTAAACCCTATTTTACATCCGGCAATGCTATTATGGCGATTTCAACCTTTGGCATTGCAGTGATTATTGCAGGCTTGGTGCTCCTTGTTTTCAATAAAAGACGAAAGGGCGCTCTGATTTTTTTGAATCTTTTTCTGTCCGCATTGCTTTTTGCTGACACTCTGTATTACAGATATTATTCCAACCCTATAACCATACCTGTGTTATACCAGATGGGTCTGGTGAGCGCTGTTCAGGACAGCATTACAAGCCTGATTAAGCCGAAAGATATAATATATGCCTTGGATTTGCCATTTTTGCTTATGTACATAGTATTTATGAGGGTGTATTTCAGAAGTGCTGTTTTAAAGCTTGATATCAGAAAGAAGCTTATATCCTCTTTTGCCGTGATTCTGTCAGGCTTTGTTATATTCCTCGCATGTTATCTTAAAGTTGACAGAAGCAGCTTCATATATGATAATGTCAACCCTGTAAAAAAACTGGGCATATTGTACTTTCACACCTTTGACTCAAAAAGGTTTCTGGTCGATCACTTTTTTGTCAATAAGGTTCTTAACTCCAAAGACAGAATGCGCCTTGACGATTTTTATGCTTCCAGGGTATCGGAAAGTAAGGAGTATGAAGGTATCGCCCAGGGTAAAAATCTTCTAATTGTTCAGGTGGAAGCATTTCAGGAGTTTGTCGTGGGAAAATCCGTGAACGGCAAAGAAATCACGCCCAATATGAATAAGCTTATCCAGGAGAGCTTTTATTTTGACAATATATACTATCAGGTGGCCGGCGGAAACACTTCCGATGCGGAGTTTCTGCTTAACGCTTCCCTGTATCCGGCCAAGGAAGGGGCTGTGTACTTCAGGTATCCCACCAACAGCTTTCATACCCTGCCCAAGATCCTTAAAGAGCAGGGATATACTTCCTACGTGTTCCACGCAAACAACCCGAACTTCTGGAACAGGATGCTGATGTACAAGTCCCTCGGATTTGATAAGTTTATCAGCTACGATGATTATACCATCGACGAGTTTGTAGGTTGGGGAGGCTGGGCTTTGAGCGACGCATCCTTTTTCCGCCAGTCCCTGCGTAAAATAGATACCTCAAAGCCTTTTTACGGTTTCATGATAACTCTGTCAAGCCACCATCCTTACACTTATTTTAACGAGAATTACAAGGAATTTGACGCGGGAGAGTATGAGGGCACCTATCTAGGGAGGTATTTAAAAGCCATAAACTATGCGGACAAGGCTTTGGGAATGCTTATAGACGATCTTAAAGAACAGGGATTATATGAAAACACCCTAATCGTTATTTTCGGAGATCATTATGCCATTCCCCGGGATCAGTCGGCGGAACTCATGAAGTTCATGAATGTTCAGTACAGTGATTTCCAGTTCAGAAAGCTGCAAAAGGTTCCTCTGATCATTCACTGTCCCGGAATGACGGAAGGTGTCAAAAGATCGGTTGTCGGAGGCGAAATTGACATCATGCCCACTCTAGGAAACCTGATGGGCTTTGATACATCTTATGCCATGGGTAGAGACCTTTTGAATACTGAAACAGGATATGCACTTTTAAGAAACGGTTCGGTCATAACTGAAGATTACATCTATCTCAGCGATCTGGGAGAAGCTTATGACATCAACACAGGAGAAGTCCTTGATAAAACCGTTTATGAAGATGAAGTAAAGAAACTGCAGGAAGAGATGTACATCTCGGACTTAATATTGCAAAAGGATGCCTTTGAGACCTACAGGATACAGAAATAA
- a CDS encoding Gfo/Idh/MocA family protein: MVNNKFALAIVGFGGMGNWHSELIADFDDLFVYGIYDIDPKRIEYAKSKGLRTFSSLEEVLSDKNVDIVLIATPNDAHKPIAIEAMKAGKHVVSEKPVTLSSSDLQEMIDAANKYGVVFTVHQNRRWDADFRIMKKVYDDNTLGEVFNIESRVHGSRGIPGDWRGKKKHGGGMVLDWGVHILDQMLLLVPEKVKKVYAKLTHVTNYEVDDGFKIFLTFESGKTALLEVGTSNFINLPRWYMQGENGTAIIYDFDAKGKIVCVQDWDEKDVVPVKTAAGLTKTMAPRRDDTIKEISLPEVKTDIHDFYKNVMAAIKGEEEIIVKHDQVMRVMKLMEAAFKSDELNQVVDFE; the protein is encoded by the coding sequence ATGGTAAACAATAAATTTGCACTGGCTATCGTCGGTTTTGGTGGAATGGGTAACTGGCACAGCGAATTAATAGCAGATTTTGACGACCTGTTTGTTTACGGCATATACGATATTGATCCCAAGAGGATCGAATATGCCAAGAGCAAGGGACTTAGGACTTTTAGCAGCCTCGAAGAGGTGCTTTCCGATAAAAACGTTGATATTGTGCTGATTGCAACTCCGAACGACGCGCATAAACCGATAGCAATAGAAGCTATGAAGGCAGGCAAGCATGTAGTTTCTGAAAAGCCGGTTACATTATCCAGCTCAGATTTGCAGGAGATGATCGATGCTGCAAACAAATATGGAGTTGTCTTTACCGTTCATCAAAACAGGCGCTGGGATGCCGATTTCCGTATAATGAAAAAAGTATACGATGATAACACATTAGGGGAAGTTTTCAACATTGAATCCAGGGTTCATGGTTCAAGAGGCATTCCGGGAGACTGGAGGGGCAAAAAGAAACACGGCGGCGGCATGGTACTGGACTGGGGAGTACATATACTGGACCAGATGCTTCTGCTGGTTCCTGAAAAAGTCAAGAAAGTGTATGCAAAATTGACCCATGTTACTAATTATGAGGTGGATGACGGTTTTAAAATCTTTCTCACCTTTGAAAGCGGAAAAACCGCCCTTCTGGAAGTTGGTACCAGCAATTTTATAAACCTCCCGAGATGGTACATGCAGGGAGAAAACGGTACAGCCATCATATACGATTTTGATGCAAAAGGCAAGATCGTATGCGTACAGGATTGGGATGAAAAGGATGTCGTTCCGGTTAAAACCGCAGCAGGGCTCACAAAAACCATGGCACCAAGAAGGGATGATACCATCAAGGAAATAAGCCTTCCGGAAGTTAAAACCGACATACATGATTTCTACAAAAACGTTATGGCCGCTATCAAAGGAGAAGAAGAAATCATAGTAAAGCATGACCAGGTTATGAGGGTAATGAAGCTTATGGAAGCAGCGTTTAAATCCGATGAACTTAACCAGGTTGTTGACTTTGAATAA